A single genomic interval of Burkholderia cepacia ATCC 25416 harbors:
- a CDS encoding LysR substrate-binding domain-containing protein, with the protein MPGQDIPRGGGESLALADAALARPNFDVAALRSLVAGVDLGSFAKAADRVARSSSAVSAQIRKLEEQAGTPLFVKSGRGLALTDAGDAMLRYARRMIELNDEAAAAVRGVNLDGWVRVGLQEDFGEAILPDVLGRFARAHPKVRIEARVARNADLLDRLDANQLDLALVWGDPVSAALLSRPGIDSEVIAQVPMQWVGAAGGFGVPGGAGEGAEVGAAAAHASAGGRAAGEALPLVVFDRPCRFFGAATDALDRAGVPWRVAFTTPSLAGLWAAAAAGLGLTVRSHYGLPASVRVLDAASLGLPALPSLPLILLRRTSSAMPTVDRLAWIVTQAVRDATEGAVAALAA; encoded by the coding sequence ATGCCCGGACAAGACATTCCACGCGGCGGCGGCGAGTCGCTCGCGCTGGCCGATGCCGCGCTGGCCCGGCCCAACTTCGACGTGGCGGCGCTGCGCAGCCTCGTCGCGGGCGTGGATCTCGGCAGTTTCGCGAAGGCGGCCGACCGCGTCGCGCGCTCGTCGTCGGCGGTGAGCGCGCAGATCCGCAAGCTCGAGGAGCAGGCCGGCACGCCGTTGTTCGTGAAATCCGGGCGCGGGCTTGCGCTGACCGATGCCGGCGACGCGATGCTGCGCTATGCGCGGCGGATGATCGAGCTGAACGACGAGGCGGCCGCGGCCGTGCGCGGCGTCAATCTCGACGGCTGGGTGCGCGTCGGGTTGCAGGAGGATTTCGGCGAGGCGATTTTGCCCGACGTGCTCGGGCGGTTCGCGCGCGCGCATCCGAAGGTGAGGATCGAGGCGCGCGTGGCGCGCAATGCCGACCTGCTCGACCGGCTCGATGCGAATCAGCTCGATCTCGCGCTGGTGTGGGGCGATCCGGTATCGGCTGCGCTGTTGTCGCGGCCGGGTATCGACAGCGAGGTGATCGCGCAGGTGCCGATGCAGTGGGTCGGGGCGGCGGGCGGGTTCGGCGTGCCGGGTGGGGCCGGCGAGGGCGCGGAAGTCGGGGCGGCTGCCGCGCACGCCTCGGCGGGCGGCCGTGCCGCGGGCGAGGCGCTGCCGCTCGTCGTGTTCGACCGGCCGTGCCGGTTCTTCGGCGCCGCGACCGATGCGCTCGACCGCGCGGGCGTGCCGTGGCGCGTTGCATTCACGACGCCGAGTCTCGCCGGGTTATGGGCCGCGGCGGCGGCCGGCCTCGGGCTGACGGTGCGTTCGCATTACGGACTGCCCGCGTCGGTGCGCGTGCTCGATGCGGCTTCGCTCGGATTGCCTGCGTTGCCGAGCCTGCCGTTGATCCTGCTGCGGCGCACGTCGTCGGCGATGCCGACCGTCGACCGGCTCGCGTGGATCGTGACGCAGGCGGTGCGGGATGCGACGGAGGGGGCGGTGGCGGCGCTGGCGGCGTGA
- a CDS encoding LysR substrate-binding domain-containing protein yields MKRIHLPPLQTLRAFETAVRLQSFTRAADALALTQGAVSQHIRALEAQLGYPLFTRERNGATPTHAAHALALQVRQGLSVLERAFEPALATRSRPRTCDVTLNVSVLPSVAERWLAPRLPRFSAAHPHIAIALHPDVALAPLRKRDRIDVALRYGPGTWPGVVAEKLMNETIFPVASPAYRNRDGVAPRTPADLVRATLLRHPAQPWEPWLQAARLDLTESARAPRFTDANALIDATLKGRGVALARRSLIEPELADGTLVRVSSVRVTDVYAHYVVWRPGHPHESAIRTWLDWLRSEVRRRTPRH; encoded by the coding sequence ATGAAACGCATCCACCTTCCTCCGCTGCAGACGCTGCGCGCGTTCGAGACCGCCGTGCGGCTGCAGAGCTTCACGCGCGCGGCCGACGCGCTCGCGCTCACGCAAGGCGCCGTCAGCCAGCACATCCGCGCGCTCGAGGCGCAGCTCGGCTACCCGCTCTTCACGCGCGAGCGCAACGGCGCGACACCGACGCACGCCGCGCACGCGCTCGCGCTGCAGGTGCGCCAGGGCCTCAGCGTGCTCGAGCGCGCGTTCGAGCCGGCCCTCGCCACGCGCAGCCGCCCGCGCACCTGCGACGTCACGCTGAACGTCAGCGTGCTGCCAAGCGTCGCCGAACGCTGGCTCGCGCCGCGCCTGCCGCGCTTCTCGGCCGCGCATCCGCACATCGCGATCGCGCTGCACCCGGACGTGGCGCTCGCGCCGCTGCGCAAGCGCGACCGCATCGACGTCGCGCTGCGCTACGGGCCCGGCACGTGGCCGGGCGTGGTCGCCGAGAAGCTGATGAACGAGACGATCTTCCCGGTCGCGAGCCCCGCGTACCGCAATCGCGACGGCGTCGCACCGCGCACGCCGGCCGATCTCGTGCGCGCTACGCTGCTGCGCCATCCCGCGCAGCCGTGGGAACCGTGGCTCCAGGCCGCGCGGCTCGACCTCACCGAATCCGCGCGTGCGCCGCGTTTCACCGATGCGAACGCGCTGATCGACGCAACCTTGAAAGGGCGCGGCGTCGCCCTCGCGCGCCGCTCGCTGATCGAGCCCGAACTCGCGGACGGCACGCTCGTGCGCGTATCGTCGGTGCGCGTGACCGACGTGTATGCGCACTACGTCGTGTGGCGCCCCGGCCATCCGCACGAATCGGCGATCCGAACCTGGCTCGACTGGCTGCGCAGCGAAGTGCGGCGGCGCACGCCGCGGCACTGA
- the dapA gene encoding 4-hydroxy-tetrahydrodipicolinate synthase: MNTRFEGIWLPIITPFHHGEVDHAALARLARHYADAGIAGFVAGATTGEGVLLDAREQDAVFATLRDAAPGLPIVVGLTASATHFAAARARELAELRPDGLLVTPPVYVRPTQDGIRRHVEAIVDAADLPVLVYNIPYRTGVNVELDTLQALARDPRVAGLKECGGTLDRMSRLVHDTPLAILSGDDNQNFAAMCAGAHGAIASSAHVLPEWHVRIHALLRDGRLADARRLSVALQPLVAALFAEPNPAPVKAVLAAQGWCEDGLRLPFVPASEGLRERLAALCAELDETAPDAAAA, translated from the coding sequence ATGAACACACGTTTCGAAGGTATCTGGCTGCCGATCATCACGCCGTTCCACCACGGCGAAGTCGACCATGCCGCGCTCGCGCGACTCGCGCGCCACTATGCGGACGCAGGCATCGCGGGCTTCGTCGCGGGCGCGACGACGGGTGAAGGCGTGCTGCTCGACGCACGCGAACAGGACGCCGTGTTCGCGACGCTGCGCGACGCGGCGCCCGGACTGCCGATCGTCGTCGGGCTGACCGCGAGCGCGACGCATTTCGCGGCCGCGCGTGCGCGCGAACTCGCGGAGTTGCGGCCGGACGGGCTGCTCGTCACGCCGCCCGTGTACGTGCGGCCGACGCAGGATGGCATCCGCCGCCACGTCGAGGCGATCGTCGACGCGGCCGACCTGCCGGTGCTCGTCTACAACATCCCGTACCGCACCGGCGTGAACGTCGAACTGGACACGCTGCAGGCGCTTGCGCGCGACCCGCGCGTCGCGGGCCTCAAGGAATGCGGCGGCACGCTCGACCGGATGAGCCGGCTCGTGCACGACACGCCGCTCGCGATCCTGTCCGGCGACGACAACCAGAACTTCGCGGCGATGTGCGCCGGTGCGCACGGCGCGATCGCGAGCAGCGCACACGTGCTGCCCGAATGGCATGTGCGCATCCATGCGCTGCTGCGCGACGGCCGGCTCGCCGATGCGCGGCGCCTGTCGGTCGCGTTGCAGCCGCTCGTCGCGGCGCTGTTCGCGGAGCCGAATCCGGCACCGGTGAAGGCCGTGCTGGCCGCGCAAGGGTGGTGCGAGGACGGGTTGCGGCTGCCGTTCGTGCCGGCGAGCGAAGGGTTGCGGGAGCGGCTGGCCGCGCTCTGCGCGGAACTGGACGAAACCGCACCGGACGCCGCAGCGGCATGA
- a CDS encoding MFS transporter, with protein MDTTCIASPSSPARDVRGPAHRWRVLAAGVAANMSFSAAAAGIPTTAVWMRSAYHLDNGALGLVLGALGFGVALSELPWGIAADRFGDRRVLLTGLVATAAMLALMVCTIVPSAHAVPPLARVVVAMCCVGLLGGSVNGSSGRAVMRWFGERERGLAMSIRQTAVPLGGGVGAALLPSLASHLGFAAVFGALMLLCAGSAVLTWRWLHEPPAEPAVAHGAAHRPAARPQPTQPARLAHGPLASARVWRIVLGIGLLCAPQFAVLTFATVFLHDFGRLGLAGISAAMVVLQLGAMVMRVWSGRHTDRHGNRRAYLRGSVLVAAGSFTLLAAATAGSPHVPLAAIVAILVFAGVCVSAWHGVAYTELATLAGANHAGTALGMANTVVYLGLFATPLAIPPLLAVSSWSVVWLAAALVAGATYPLFATR; from the coding sequence ATGGATACCACCTGCATCGCCTCCCCCTCCTCGCCCGCCCGCGATGTACGCGGCCCGGCCCATCGCTGGCGCGTGCTGGCCGCCGGCGTGGCCGCGAACATGAGCTTTTCGGCCGCGGCGGCCGGCATCCCGACCACCGCCGTGTGGATGCGCTCGGCCTACCACCTCGACAACGGCGCACTCGGCCTCGTGCTCGGCGCGCTCGGCTTCGGCGTCGCGCTGTCCGAGCTGCCGTGGGGGATCGCCGCCGACCGCTTCGGCGATCGCCGCGTGCTGCTGACCGGGCTCGTCGCGACGGCCGCGATGCTCGCGCTGATGGTGTGCACGATCGTCCCGAGCGCGCACGCGGTGCCGCCGCTGGCGCGCGTCGTCGTGGCGATGTGCTGCGTCGGCCTGCTCGGCGGCAGCGTGAACGGATCGAGCGGACGCGCGGTGATGCGCTGGTTCGGCGAGCGCGAACGCGGGCTCGCGATGAGCATCCGCCAGACGGCCGTGCCGCTCGGCGGCGGCGTCGGCGCGGCGCTGCTGCCGTCGCTCGCATCGCACCTGGGCTTCGCGGCGGTATTCGGTGCGCTGATGCTGCTGTGCGCCGGGTCGGCCGTGCTGACCTGGCGCTGGCTGCACGAACCGCCCGCCGAACCGGCTGTCGCACACGGTGCCGCGCATCGACCGGCCGCTCGGCCGCAACCCACGCAACCCGCGCGGCTCGCGCACGGCCCGCTCGCGAGCGCCCGCGTGTGGCGCATCGTGCTCGGCATCGGCCTGCTGTGCGCGCCGCAGTTCGCGGTGCTCACGTTCGCGACGGTGTTCCTGCACGACTTCGGCCGGCTCGGCCTCGCCGGCATCAGCGCGGCGATGGTCGTGTTGCAGCTCGGCGCGATGGTGATGCGCGTCTGGAGCGGCCGCCATACCGACCGGCACGGCAACCGGCGCGCGTACCTGCGCGGCTCGGTGCTCGTCGCGGCCGGATCGTTCACGCTGCTTGCCGCCGCGACGGCCGGCAGCCCGCACGTGCCGCTCGCCGCGATCGTCGCGATTCTGGTGTTCGCGGGCGTGTGCGTATCGGCGTGGCATGGCGTCGCGTACACGGAGCTCGCGACGCTCGCGGGTGCGAACCACGCGGGCACCGCGCTCGGGATGGCGAACACGGTCGTCTACCTCGGGCTGTTCGCGACGCCGCTCGCGATCCCGCCGCTGCTCGCCGTCAGTTCGTGGAGCGTGGTCTGGCTCGCGGCCGCGCTGGTCGCCGGCGCGACCTATCCGCTGTTCGCCACGCGCTAG
- a CDS encoding RBBP9/YdeN family alpha/beta hydrolase, whose translation MRACSKSAWPPRLVTVPGLHGSEGAHWQTWLERQFPRSLRVEQDDWDAPDLARWAQSVRTLLDRERGPFVLAAHSFGCLATAHALAQWPRTGDVAGVLLVAPASPKKFTFAGPFDARRLAVPSIVIGSETDPWMPLADARTLAQHLGSAFVNLGDAGHINTAAGFGPWPRAKYFIDTLVHCAAPLRFRDADDGFEAALVDRALAHAI comes from the coding sequence ATGCGCGCATGCAGCAAATCGGCGTGGCCGCCGCGCCTCGTTACCGTTCCGGGCCTGCACGGCAGCGAAGGCGCTCACTGGCAGACCTGGCTCGAACGGCAGTTCCCGCGCTCGCTGCGCGTCGAGCAGGACGACTGGGATGCGCCCGATCTCGCGCGCTGGGCGCAATCGGTGCGCACCTTGCTCGACCGCGAACGCGGTCCGTTCGTGCTGGCCGCGCACAGCTTCGGCTGCCTCGCGACCGCGCATGCGCTCGCGCAGTGGCCGCGTACGGGCGATGTCGCGGGCGTGCTGCTCGTCGCGCCCGCCAGTCCGAAGAAATTCACGTTTGCCGGGCCGTTCGACGCGCGCCGGCTCGCCGTGCCGTCGATCGTGATCGGCAGCGAGACCGATCCGTGGATGCCGCTTGCCGACGCGCGCACGCTCGCGCAGCACCTGGGCAGCGCGTTCGTGAACCTCGGCGACGCCGGGCACATCAACACCGCGGCCGGCTTCGGGCCGTGGCCGCGCGCGAAGTACTTCATCGACACGCTCGTCCACTGCGCGGCACCGCTGCGCTTTCGCGACGCGGACGACGGCTTCGAGGCCGCGCTCGTCGATCGCGCGCTCGCGCACGCGATCTGA
- a CDS encoding glutathione S-transferase family protein encodes MNAYRLYLSPGACSLAAHIALEETGAPFDVEIVSVQKQQNLEARYLAINAKARVPVLEIPGEPRVLTETPAILTYLARRYPDAQLLPLGDPLREARCHEWLAWLVGWVHGVGYGALWRPGRFIGDPALHGAVSTHGRGVIEAANETIEAALADGRTWAEPGAHSIVDPFLFVLYRWGVAIGLDMARHPAWTAHAQREADRPAARRALAREAA; translated from the coding sequence ATGAACGCATATCGTCTCTATCTTTCGCCGGGCGCCTGCTCGCTCGCCGCTCACATCGCGCTGGAGGAAACCGGCGCGCCGTTCGACGTCGAGATCGTCTCCGTGCAGAAGCAGCAGAACCTCGAAGCGCGTTATCTCGCGATCAACGCGAAGGCACGCGTGCCCGTGCTCGAGATTCCGGGCGAGCCGCGCGTGCTGACCGAAACGCCCGCGATCCTCACGTATCTCGCGCGCCGTTACCCGGACGCGCAACTGCTGCCGCTCGGCGATCCGCTGCGCGAGGCGCGATGCCACGAATGGCTCGCCTGGCTGGTCGGCTGGGTACATGGCGTCGGCTACGGTGCGCTGTGGCGGCCGGGCCGCTTCATCGGCGATCCCGCGCTGCACGGGGCAGTCAGCACGCACGGACGCGGCGTGATCGAAGCCGCGAACGAGACGATCGAAGCCGCGCTCGCCGACGGCCGCACGTGGGCCGAGCCGGGCGCGCATTCGATCGTCGATCCGTTCCTGTTCGTGCTGTATCGCTGGGGTGTCGCGATCGGGCTCGACATGGCGCGGCACCCCGCATGGACCGCGCACGCGCAGCGCGAGGCCGACCGGCCGGCCGCGCGCCGCGCGCTGGCGCGCGAAGCGGCCTGA
- a CDS encoding phosphocholine-specific phospholipase C — protein MTSSSRRRFLHTVAQSAGAAVALNAFPESIRRALAIPAARGTGTIRDVEHIVVFMQENRSFDHYFGHLRGVRGYNDRFPIPLPNGKPVWYQPSKADPGKPVLPFRLNTLTTSAQCVGDLDHSWYKTHAAIDGGRYDQWPANKTDMTMGYHVREDIPFHYALADAFTVCDNYFCSLPGPTHPNRSYLMTGTVDPTGKFGGPLLDNSDYVDGDGPPAYQLLSWTTFPERLEARGVSWQIYQQGTTGNDPYNGNYGTNVLQNFANFINAKPGSSLYQRAQTVRTLDDLKNDVINDRLPQVSWLCPPAAFSEHPKYTPAYGANYTSQILDALTSNPDVWRKTVLFIMYDENDGFFDHIVPPQPPTSAAQGASTVTTDGELHTVVNPGRGGSYTADGLPYGLGPRVPMTVVSPWTKGGFVCSQVFDHTSVIRFIGERFGVDEPNITPWRRTVCGDLTAAFDFRSSDASFPPLPDTSQYRSIADRQCTSQPAPTVPATPSPVDPQEPGVRPARALPYELHVNASLDGRTRLRIEFANRGNQGAHFHVYTTNRTDGPWRYTVGARRVLHADFDLTTTNGAYTFSVYGPNGFVRMFSGNVSTTATHRNPAQPEVKAGYDVANGNLYLKLRNPGGAHVTLTLTDNAYGAPSRQVTLHGGDERVEQWSLAASHQWYDVTVSDGAAGTFSRRFAGHVENGRPSYSDPAAVRPVSAA, from the coding sequence ATGACGTCATCGAGCCGCCGCCGTTTCCTGCATACCGTCGCACAATCCGCGGGCGCCGCCGTCGCGCTCAACGCCTTCCCCGAATCGATCCGCCGCGCGCTCGCGATTCCCGCCGCGCGCGGCACCGGCACGATCCGCGATGTCGAGCACATCGTCGTGTTCATGCAGGAAAACCGCTCGTTCGATCATTACTTCGGACACCTGCGCGGTGTGCGCGGCTACAACGACCGCTTCCCGATCCCGCTGCCCAACGGCAAGCCGGTGTGGTACCAGCCGTCGAAGGCCGACCCGGGCAAGCCGGTGCTGCCGTTCCGGCTGAACACGCTGACGACGAGCGCGCAGTGCGTCGGCGATCTCGACCACTCGTGGTACAAGACGCACGCGGCGATCGACGGCGGCCGCTACGACCAGTGGCCCGCGAACAAGACCGACATGACGATGGGCTATCACGTGCGCGAGGACATCCCGTTCCATTACGCGCTCGCCGATGCGTTCACCGTGTGCGACAACTATTTCTGCTCGCTGCCGGGGCCGACGCACCCGAACCGGTCGTACCTGATGACGGGTACCGTCGACCCGACCGGCAAGTTCGGCGGCCCGCTGCTCGACAACAGCGACTATGTCGACGGCGACGGGCCGCCCGCCTACCAGCTGCTGTCGTGGACGACCTTTCCCGAACGTCTCGAAGCGCGCGGCGTGTCGTGGCAGATCTACCAGCAGGGCACGACGGGCAACGATCCGTACAACGGCAACTACGGCACGAACGTGCTGCAGAACTTCGCGAACTTCATCAACGCGAAGCCCGGTTCGTCGCTGTACCAGCGCGCGCAGACGGTGCGCACGCTCGACGACCTGAAGAACGACGTGATCAACGACCGGCTGCCGCAGGTGTCGTGGCTGTGCCCGCCGGCGGCATTCTCCGAGCATCCGAAATACACGCCCGCGTACGGCGCGAACTACACGTCGCAGATTCTCGACGCGCTCACGTCGAACCCGGACGTATGGCGCAAGACGGTGCTGTTCATCATGTACGACGAGAACGACGGCTTCTTCGACCACATCGTGCCGCCTCAGCCGCCGACGTCGGCCGCGCAAGGCGCGTCGACCGTGACGACCGACGGCGAGCTGCACACGGTCGTGAACCCCGGCCGCGGCGGCAGCTACACGGCCGACGGCCTGCCGTACGGCCTCGGGCCGCGCGTGCCGATGACGGTCGTATCGCCGTGGACGAAGGGCGGCTTCGTGTGCTCGCAGGTGTTCGACCACACGTCGGTGATCCGCTTCATCGGCGAGCGTTTCGGCGTCGACGAACCGAACATCACGCCGTGGCGCCGCACGGTCTGCGGCGACCTCACTGCCGCATTCGACTTCCGCTCGTCCGACGCGTCGTTCCCGCCGCTGCCCGACACGAGCCAGTACCGCTCGATCGCCGACCGGCAGTGCACGTCGCAGCCCGCGCCGACCGTGCCCGCGACGCCGTCGCCGGTCGACCCGCAGGAGCCCGGCGTGCGGCCGGCGCGTGCGCTGCCGTACGAGCTGCACGTGAACGCGAGCCTTGACGGCAGGACGCGGCTGCGCATCGAATTCGCGAACCGCGGCAACCAGGGCGCGCACTTCCACGTGTACACGACGAACCGCACCGACGGCCCGTGGCGCTACACCGTCGGCGCACGCCGCGTGCTGCATGCGGACTTCGACCTGACGACGACGAACGGCGCGTACACGTTCTCGGTGTACGGGCCGAACGGCTTCGTGCGCATGTTCTCGGGCAACGTGTCGACCACGGCCACCCATCGCAATCCTGCGCAGCCGGAAGTGAAGGCCGGCTACGACGTCGCGAACGGGAACCTGTACCTGAAGCTGCGCAACCCCGGCGGGGCTCACGTCACGCTGACGCTGACCGACAACGCATACGGCGCGCCGTCGCGGCAGGTGACGCTGCATGGCGGTGACGAACGCGTCGAGCAGTGGTCGCTCGCGGCGAGCCACCAATGGTATGACGTGACGGTGAGCGACGGCGCGGCCGGCACGTTCTCGCGCCGTTTCGCGGGCCACGTCGAGAACGGCCGGCCGAGCTATTCGGATCCGGCGGCGGTGCGGCCCGTGTCCGCGGCATAG